A region from the Ammospiza nelsoni isolate bAmmNel1 chromosome 1, bAmmNel1.pri, whole genome shotgun sequence genome encodes:
- the LOC132079958 gene encoding CX3C chemokine receptor 1-like gives MTEAYSQATTEYVYDEDAFFCNKTDIQEFGKIFLPLFYIIVFALGLTGNLMVVFAIVKGNKKSITDIYLLNLAISDLLFVISLPFWASNTVRGWTLGTVACTAVSSLYYIGFFGGMFFITAISIDRYLAIVRATYSLSSRTVRHGLLVSCGVWAIAVLVSVPQFVFSQLIENYCIAVYPEKLENIWPVFCNMELNTIGFLIPVCIIFYCYCGIIKTLLSCKNQKKARAIKLILVVVVVFFLFWSPYNVLIFLDTLNHCELFTDCNQIKSLDYAMHLAETIAFSHCCLNPFIYAFAGEKFRKYLYHVCLKYCPFLCFCGPCSHYQVSHSLSYAESVVNSNITQNTSDQDGSVFV, from the coding sequence ATGACAGAAGCCTACTCACAAGCCACAACTGAATATGTTTACGATGAAGATGCTTTCTTCTGCAATAAAACCGACATCCAAGagtttgggaaaatatttctgccaCTATTTTACATCATCGTGTTTGCTCTTGGCCTCACGGGGAATCTAATGGTAGTTTTTGCCATTGTGAAAGGCAATAAAAAAAGCATCACTGACATCTATCTCCTGAACTTGGCCATCTCTGACCTTCTCTTTGTGATCTCCCTCCCATTCTGGGCGTCCAACACAGTCCGTGGATGGACTCTTGGGACTGTTGCATGTACTGCTGTTTCCTCACTGTATTACATTGGTTTCTTTGGGGGAATGTTCTTTATCACTGCTATCAGCATTGACAGGTACTTGGCCATTGTCAGGGCAACTTactctctgagctccaggacAGTTAGACATGGCCTTCTGGTAAGCTGTGGAGTGTGGGCAATAGCAGTGCTAGTGTCGGTGCCACAGTTTGTGTTCTCCCAGCTCATAGAAAATTACTGCATTGCTGTctacccagagaagctggagaACATCTGGCCAGTGTTCTGCAATATGGAGCTGAACACCATTGGCTTTCTCATCCCAGTCTGTATCATATTCTATTGCTACTGTGGGATCATCAAAACTCTTCTGTCctgcaaaaatcagaaaaaagcCCGAGCCATAAAACTGATATTGGttgtggtggtggttttttttctgttttggtccCCCTACAATGTACTGATTTTTCTAGATACTTTAAATCACTGTGAGTTATTCACAGATTGCAACCAAATTAAGTCATTGGACTATGCAATGCACCTGGCTGAAACCATTGCATTCAGTCACTGTTGTCTCAATCCTTTTATCTATGCATTTGCTGGGGAAAAATTCAGGAAATACCTTTATCATGTCTGCTTGAAGTACTGTCCattcctgtgtttctgtgggCCCTGCAGTCACTACCAGGTCTCTCATTCACTTAGTTATGCAGAAAGTGTGGTGAACAGCAACATAACCCAGAACACCAGTGACCAGGACGGCTCTGTCTTCGTCTAA